A genomic region of Deinococcus humi contains the following coding sequences:
- a CDS encoding LLM class flavin-dependent oxidoreductase, with product MSTIYPKRLGFLTFGHWPATRGSYTPNAAEALKQTVDLAVEAERIGLDGAYLRVHHFGKSLSSPFPLLSAMAARTQRIELGTAVIDMRYEHPLGMAEEAAITDLLSDGRLQIGLSRGSPEHAYRGYEAFGYAPAEGQSLADYVRSKTEQFRAAIGGTPVVHADAGGQPSPAMLTIQPQSAGLKDRLWWGAGSRDTAVWAAQQGFNLMSSTLLLEDTGVPFDELQAEQIALFRETWREAGWTREPRVSVSRSVMPITSDADRMLFGHEGVNDQVGVLEGFRSRFGRSFVGDPDVIAEELSQDAAVQAADTLLLTVPNQLGVAYNARMLATIAQHVAPALGWRPGPSQDVALTR from the coding sequence ATGTCCACCATCTACCCCAAACGCCTCGGATTCCTTACCTTTGGCCACTGGCCGGCAACTCGCGGTTCCTACACGCCAAATGCCGCTGAGGCTCTCAAACAGACCGTCGACCTCGCCGTTGAAGCCGAACGCATCGGCCTGGACGGTGCGTACCTGCGCGTCCATCATTTTGGTAAGAGCTTGTCCTCCCCGTTCCCTCTCCTGTCCGCCATGGCCGCCCGCACCCAGCGCATCGAGCTGGGGACCGCCGTCATCGACATGCGCTATGAACATCCCCTTGGCATGGCCGAAGAAGCGGCTATCACTGACCTGCTCAGTGACGGTCGACTCCAGATTGGTTTGAGCCGTGGGTCTCCCGAACACGCCTACCGTGGGTACGAGGCATTCGGATACGCTCCAGCGGAAGGGCAGTCTCTGGCAGACTACGTCCGAAGCAAGACCGAACAGTTCCGGGCAGCGATCGGCGGAACGCCCGTCGTGCACGCCGATGCGGGTGGGCAGCCCTCACCGGCAATGCTCACCATTCAACCGCAGTCCGCAGGCCTGAAAGACCGCCTCTGGTGGGGTGCCGGAAGCCGTGACACGGCGGTATGGGCGGCACAGCAGGGCTTCAACCTGATGTCCTCAACCCTTCTCTTAGAGGATACGGGGGTGCCCTTCGACGAACTGCAAGCCGAGCAAATCGCGCTGTTTCGCGAGACCTGGCGCGAAGCGGGATGGACGCGTGAGCCACGGGTGTCGGTGAGCCGCAGTGTCATGCCGATCACCTCTGACGCCGACCGAATGCTGTTTGGTCATGAAGGCGTCAACGATCAGGTCGGCGTATTGGAAGGGTTCCGGTCGCGCTTTGGGCGCAGCTTTGTGGGCGACCCGGATGTGATTGCTGAGGAACTCAGCCAGGACGCAGCCGTTCAGGCTGCCGATACCCTGCTGCTCACCGTTCCCAATCAACTCGGCGTCGCGTACAACGCACGGATGCTCGCCACCATTGCCCAGCATGTTGCCCCTGCCCTTGGATGGCGCCCTGGACCATCGCAGGACGTTGCATTGACGCGCTGA
- a CDS encoding MarR family transcriptional regulator, with amino-acid sequence MSEEHSITHDLRAERHALILWTLIARTYHHSLQEIEITLEQHGLTVMEFDVLAHIDAEPGLTQQHLAGRLLVTKGNVTYQLTKLEGQQFIERRVNGRCNHLHLTAQGQQRIEKAILSLKALHTRQFAHLTPEEQHHLTALLRKLTQAPRATQATSPHAPLIEV; translated from the coding sequence ATGTCGGAGGAGCACTCCATCACACATGATCTGCGTGCCGAACGTCATGCCCTGATCCTCTGGACCCTTATCGCTCGCACGTACCATCATTCGCTCCAGGAAATCGAGATCACCTTGGAGCAGCATGGCCTCACTGTCATGGAGTTTGACGTTCTCGCCCATATCGATGCTGAACCTGGCCTCACCCAGCAGCATCTCGCCGGACGGCTTCTCGTCACCAAAGGCAACGTCACCTATCAGCTGACCAAACTTGAAGGTCAGCAGTTCATCGAACGCCGCGTCAATGGGCGCTGTAATCACCTGCACCTCACCGCCCAGGGTCAGCAGCGCATTGAGAAGGCCATCCTTAGCCTCAAAGCCCTCCACACCCGGCAGTTCGCCCATCTCACACCCGAAGAGCAGCACCACCTCACCGCTTTGCTGCGAAAGCTTACCCAAGCGCCACGGGCCACCCAGGCAACCAGTCCCCACGCTCCCCTCATTGAGGTTTAA